CCACTACAGATACGGCGGCATGAACGACATCCGCACCGGATACTCCTACGGGGACGTGCTCCTCGTGCCCCAGCGCTCACCGGTCGACAGCCGTAGCGACGTCGATCTCTCGACAAACCTCACGCCCAGCATCGAACTCGAAACACCCCTCCTGTCTGCTCCGATGGACACAGTTACCGGGCCGGCAGCGGCGATCGCGATCTCACGAGCCGGCGGCTTCGGGACGATCCACCGCTTCATGAGCGTCGACGAACAGGTCGCGGCTGTCGAAGAAGTCGTCGCCGCGGGCGAGCGCTGCGGCGCGGCAGTCGGGATCGCCGAGGACACGGTGGGTCGCGCGGCGGCCGTCCTCGACGCGGGCGCGTCGGTCGTGATGGTCGACGTCGCTCACGGACACCTCGAACGGACGCTCGACGCCGTCGCGGACCTCCGCGAGGCGTTCCCAGAGGCTGACATCGTCGCCGGCAACGTCGCCACGAAACAGGGCGTCCGCGACCTCGCCGCTGCGGGTGCAGATTGCGTCAAGGTCGGGATCGGGCCGGGGAGCCACTGCACCACCCGGCGGGTGGCGGGCGCGGGCGTCCCGCAGCTCACGGCGGTCGACGATTGTGCCGACGCCGCAGCCGAGGTTGGTGTGACGACCATTGCGGACGGCGGCATCCGCACCTCCGGCGACGCCGTCAAGGCGCTGATGGCCGGTGCAGACACGGTGATGCTGGGGAGTCTCTTCGCCGGGACCGAGGAAGCGCCCTCGGAGATCGTCGAGATCGACGGGAAACAGTACAAACGCTCTCGGGGAATGGCGACGACTGCAGCCAACGAGAAGCGCTCGGACAAGGACGCAGAGTCGGCTGCGCCGGGCGCTGACGAAGGCGTCGAGGGCCTCACCGAGTACAAAGGCCCGCTGCAAGACGTGGCCGAAGAGTTCGCAGCGGGGATCCGATCGGGATTGTCCTACGTCGGTGGTCACACGATCGAGGCGGCCCGCGAGCACGCCGAATTCATCGAAGTCGCACCGAGTGGACAGGAACGCGAGGGAGCCCACGGCGACCACGACTGGGAGTCCGTCTCGGTGGACGATTGATTAGGGCCGGTCCTGTAGGGTGGGTATGGCACTCGATACCGCGATGTGTCCACACTGCGAGTCTCGAATCAGTGGCGACGAACTGCTGGAACTGAGCGTGAGTTCGGGCGGGATCGCACCGATGGGTGCGGGAAAAAAGACCGATACGCTGTACGTCTGCCCCTCGTGTGAGACGATTCTGGGGTGAGGGACGACCGAACGGGCGCTAGGTCGATTCGAGCCGCTCTAGAATCGGGATCTCCGCGATCGTCTCCTCGTCCAGCGCATCCCAGTCGATCCCCGCGGGTTTCGCCCGCGTCGACCGAGTTTCGATCGTTCGATCGGGCGTCACGA
The Halapricum salinum genome window above contains:
- a CDS encoding guanosine monophosphate reductase, producing the protein MNDIRTGYSYGDVLLVPQRSPVDSRSDVDLSTNLTPSIELETPLLSAPMDTVTGPAAAIAISRAGGFGTIHRFMSVDEQVAAVEEVVAAGERCGAAVGIAEDTVGRAAAVLDAGASVVMVDVAHGHLERTLDAVADLREAFPEADIVAGNVATKQGVRDLAAAGADCVKVGIGPGSHCTTRRVAGAGVPQLTAVDDCADAAAEVGVTTIADGGIRTSGDAVKALMAGADTVMLGSLFAGTEEAPSEIVEIDGKQYKRSRGMATTAANEKRSDKDAESAAPGADEGVEGLTEYKGPLQDVAEEFAAGIRSGLSYVGGHTIEAAREHAEFIEVAPSGQEREGAHGDHDWESVSVDD